From a single Apium graveolens cultivar Ventura chromosome 2, ASM990537v1, whole genome shotgun sequence genomic region:
- the LOC141707729 gene encoding 5'-adenylylsulfate reductase-like 5 encodes MSKYISIHLIIIISTFCSLIDATPFSTCPLQSTLFLNTPRSQSPLSFTPTPPLQVEGDFLETALNSKDVNTYTSVLFYASWCPFSNDVLPIFEVLSSTFPQITHVAVEESSLMPSILSRYGIHSFPTILIVKQASKVRLHGRKDLHTLLRFYRKTTGLEPMHYLTVEEFASMECSREFVMQSWVGSSPAEILRKEPYLVSSLFFLCLVGFTYTFPRVVSHFKALWVSYGPHLNLGIFGETSQILGRVLQMIDVNRIWTKLKLCQTRSFISGAKNARVWTSSLSSVSLGKTASS; translated from the exons ATGTCGAAATACATATCGATTCACCTAATCATTATAATCTCTACCTTTTGCTCGCTGATTGATGCGACGCCGTTTTCCACATGCCCTCTTCAATCCACCCTCTTTCTCAACACTCCGCGTTCTCAATCTCCTCTCTCCTTTACTCCCACTCCTCCTCTCCAG GTGGAAGGTGACTTCCTTGAGACAGCGTTAAATTCAAAAGATGTGAACACATACACTTCTGTACTATTTTATGCTTCCTGGTGTCCGTTCTCCAATGATGTACTCCCAATTTTTGAAGTCTTGAGTTCCACGTTTCCTCAAATCACCCATGTGGCAGTTGAGGAATCCTCGCTAATGCCAAG CATACTTTCAAGATATGGAATACATAGTTTCCCTACAATATTAATTGTGAAGCAGGCGTCTAAAGTGCGATTGCATGGAAGAAAAGATCTCCACACCCTTTTAAGATTCTATCGGAAAACAACCG GATTGGAGCCGATGCATTATTTAACTGTAGAAGAATTTGCGAGTATGGAATGCAGTAGAGAGTTTGTTATGCAGTCATGGGTTGGTTCATCGCCAGCTGAGATTCTAAGAAAGGAACCATACTTGGTTTCGTCTCTATTTTTCCTCTGCTTAGTAGGATTTACTTACACATTCCCTAGAGTGGTGTCCCACTTTAAAGCCTTGTGGGTGTCCTATGGGCCACACTTGAATTTGGGAATATTTGGAGAGACAAGCCAGATACTAGGACGTGTGCTTCAGATGATTGATGTGAACAGGATATGGACCAAGTTGAAACTATGCCAAACCAGAAGCTTCATTAGTGGTGCGAAAAATGCCCGTGTGTGGACGTCTTCACTTTCTTCCGTCTCTTTGGGTAAAACCGCTTCATCTTGA